agatgctcaaACGGATGCATTTAGAAGTAATTTTGGACGGAGAAAATACTAAagttttcaaagtgctgggacatAAGCCTTATCACAAGGAAAATATCATGGGCATCCCGTTAATCAAATCTTGTCCCTACACACAACCGAATGTGTCCGTCACATCCATATGCTACAGTAATTTAGGTCTTATCACAAGGGAAGAATAGGCACTCACAGGTGCCCCCCACCATGTGCATCTCAACCATCTAATCTAGGCTATGTGATAACTCCTATTATTGTACTGTACTTGATATCCTCAATTGAATGTTGATGCTTTCATGACAAACATAGTGAAAGTACATATGCTTCCTATTCTGTAATATTGTCGCCAGTAATTGCTTTCTATTGTGAAAGTATTATTTTTACTGGAATAAATGGAATTGTGATTTATTTGCCAAAAACTTGGGAGGGCACGCGCAGATCACAAATCATGCATCTCACCCCAGGGAGCAATAGCGTCATGGATGGGACTGCTGTCCATGTGCACACAGTGTGAGAGCCATGAACCATCACATGGCGACACATTCTTGAGAGGATCATAGCATGCGAATTGCCCGTAATAGCAAATATTATAAAATAATTAAGGCGGCTAAATCGGAACTTATGAGTGGGCGGAAATGATTCTTAAACTTCCCACCCCATTTCCACTACAGGTAGATAAAGTTTGACCGTGCGCAACATGAATTATGCGCAATTGAACGATTCCTTGCACGCTGGCATCGTCATGGCATATAGAGTAACCATTAAAGAAGACAAAATGGGACAAGAAAACCATGTGGGATGTGGCTGGTTGGTTCAAACCCTAACTGCAATGTCATGTTCCGATCACGGCGTTAATTGCAATGTCACTGTGTTGACCCAGCAACCAACACAACAGACAACACATGGGTGTATGGGTGTGTAAAAATGAACCCACAGAAGTAACCATCAGCTGCATGGCTGTGATTGGAGCGGTCGTTTCAAACTTATTACTATATCATCTGCACGCTTTGGTTAAGATCTAGCCCAATCCCCTTTCAGAATGTACAATATTCTACTAAGTAAGATAAAGGCGTGTTTCCCCTAAAAAAAAGATAAAAGGCGTGCTTGCCCCGTGCCTAATTCAGGCGCTAAACGCGGCGCCCAATTCGTTTTACCAAGGTAGCTTTACACCTTTTGTGCCGAACAAAGCTGGCCTACGTTGCATAGCTTCAGCCTTTGTTCTTCACCTGTTTGGCCTGCCAACCTCTTTGTCTCCACAGAGATAAACAACTATAAATAAGCACAAAGAACAGGTCTTGTCAAAAACTTGGATCATGCAAGGAGATTGCCCTTtcttaagactagccacaatggatagtaacatagagtagtaacatgcccatgttactactctatgttagtacctctatagtggggagtaacatatgtgtggtaacatgcaacactttatttattatgctatagactcattttgtcttgatatgtgtgatgttactcatactagtagtaactagctatgttaccactttccactctttcttcatttattacttgccacatcatctattttatctagatatgtgtgatgttactacctatgttactcaccattgtgaGTAGTCTCATGGATAGTCTAACCCAGCAGTTGGCATCTACAGGCCAGCCACACCCAACCACGACTAGCAGGTCAAAATTACAAAACGATAggtttctttctttctctctctctcgattGGCAATGAGAAGGACAAAAAGGAGAGGGAATCAGCCATTGTTAGGTAAGCAGTGGCACATGCTCGCGACTACTGCTTCAACTACCGTTTTGACAGCACCCGATATTTTTTAGTATCTCTTCCACGTTGAAGGCGACATGACCAGCTTGTTGACCCTGATTACTCGAGACCCACCCGATCCGTCCATCCACCTACCGACCGGGCCGGCTACTTACAGAGTTTTGGTTGCTCGGTGCACCGTGGATCGGCGGTAATTTCACGGGATTCCGGCGAGGCGAGGGTCGGAGGAAATTCACTTGACACGATCATGTGCAATTTAGCCATGTTACTTTGCAGCGATGCCAGGAGTACTCTAGTTTATAAtttcaaattgatgacaagcagctaGTAATTATCTGGAATTTGGAATTCGCAATTGGGGGCTCGGTTTGTTGACGAATGGCGAGATGTGGTAATTATGGAGCGGCCGGGGTGATGGGTGGAGGTGGTTGAGCAACTCACAGATGAAGTCGATGATGACGCGGCCGTCGGAGAGGCGGCCGGTGGGGCGGCGGAAGTAGGTGCGCCCCTCCGGCGGCATGATGTGGATGCCCCctgccgccgccacgccgcccgtGTCCGAGTTCGAGTCGCCGAAGTTGAACAGAACCACCGGCGGCTCCGCCTTCTTCTTCGGCTTCTCCGGCTCCGGCttggccgcggccaccgccgccacGGTCTCCCCGCCTCCTACCACCCGCGCCGCTCCGTCGCCGCTGCTGGAATTCGTGGCCACGGCCACGACGGTGCCGAGGTTCTGGCGGACTGCGCCCATGGCGGACGGGGACAGGAAGGTGAGCGAGAGCACGATGACCGCCACGCCCACCGCCGCGAACACGCAGTAGTACTGCAGGCGCAGGCTGACCACCTTCGCGCCGGCGTTGGGCCCGCCCGCCGCCATGGCCATCGATGGTCCCTTGCGGCTCCTTCTCGGCTTCCCGCTCCCTTGCCCCGGTCTCTCTCACGACGCGAGCGGTGGAAAGTTTCCACTGGAAAGTGTCTACGCGCGCACGCATATATATGGCGGGATACTCATCCTTTTTTTTCACAGTGCATCTTCTGAAATTGTTTTTTTTTCATCATTTTGTTAAGCCGTTAAGCTTAGACAACTCAAAATGGAGCCACCAATTGCATATCATTTTAGAGTGTTTGGTTAAATATCTTTGTGAAATTCGAAGAAACACCCGCTAAAACTGTTAAATTTCAGCACGTGATTGCCGATTTGGCCTCGCGTAGATGGCGACGACGTACGTAATTATTGGAGGAGAGGTGGGGAGAAGGTGTTGACGAAGCCGCCGAGTGACGGCCGCATGGACGTTTTCAAACTCGCAAATGGGGGTGGGGTCAGCCTGGCATAAGAATCTTCTTTCCAATGGTGACTGCAAATGTGCAAGTTTACGGTTGAGATCTGTTCCAAAAAAAGAGAAACCAGTGCTTTTCAGTCCTTAGCACAGCACCTGGGTTTGGTCCCCCCGTGTTACCCCGTAGTTATTTTTTAATGGAAGGGGGAAACTGCATAATCGATtaatttaattcataagaataatgAGATCCCTCATGCTCCTGCAGAACATCTTCAGTGGGTTTGTGGTACACCCACCAACTTGCAGCAGCGTACTGTGTGGCATCATACTACATGACAAGGACAATCTGTTTGCAGTGATAGATTAGTAGTAGATCACTACATGGAAATGGAATGATGGAACCAGCTGGGCAGTATTCCTTTGATTGAACTTTGTGTCCGCTTTGACTTCTCTGACCAATGCGAAACCAAGCCAGAGGGGTTCCTCCTTGCCTGGAAAGTGGGCAGAAAAAGGAAAATTAAGCAGCCATGGCCGAGGCTCCGAGCTCCATGTAGCAGGCCTGAAACTTTGGACGCATCTGATCTCCCTGTATTTCTAGCCTGTATTCCGTACAAAACAGTTGAAATTCTTGCATGTCTCCATGATATGCTCCAGGAATGGTGTACCCCTCTAGTCTCTAGACAAGCTAGCATATATTTTTAGTGATTAGTTGTATCCACTGTAAAAAGATTTATGTGCATCATTTGAGTTTCCTCCTCGACACAACGATGAGAGTTCTCCTTTAGATCTTCATTCACAATAATAACATTTTTAGCTTAGTTTTTGTGCCACAAAATGATAAGATATTATTGATTTTTGCAAGTTAGAAATCGAAAAAAGCATGTTAAATACCCATCTCTATTTAATATTTATTGATGAAAATTCAGAATTTTGTAGACAAGTTCATATATGGCACAGAGCCACAGACAACCTGCATATGCATTAACTTAACCCCTAGGATATACGCACACTTCAATTAtacataaaggaaaagaaaaagaaaggaagaaaaataagATCCCATTTTTTGCGGCGGCTGCGAGTCTGTGATTAAGGACTTCCGATGAACTCGCATTGGGGGTTAGTTCTTGTTAGTGGTACCTTCACCTTCATCATTCCTATACCAAAGCATTGGGTTCACTGGATTGATGCATCATTACGAGGCCTTGGACTTGGCAGGCTTGACCAAGCTGGTGAGCTTCATCCTGGGGACGGAGTATTCGCCGCTGATAGCCATGGATGCCACGATGCTGTTTGCCGCGTCGGTGAAGTGGACCCCGTCCCAGCTGATGAACTTGTCGCCAAGCTTGCACAGGTCCTTGCTGTCGCCCATGCAGCTCCTCTTGGGGTCGTAGTTGTAAGGGGGCCCTCCGTGGCCGCAGCATGTCATCAATGGCTTCTCGATCCCTGAGAATCGACAAGTTTAATCTGACTGCTTTCCACCGATGAACAACGGTTACTGTAATCCAGTATCCTAGACTTTCAGCATGACAAAATTGCGCATTTTTTTTTACAGGTAGCAGAGGTTTATATTCATGAACAACGATTACCGAATGATGATCTCTTTGCAGCTTACTGGCATCGTAACTTACCATGTTTGGTGTGGTTGGCGACGAGATCATACTTGATCGCGAACATGTCCACGAAGATGATGGAAGACTTCTTCAGTAGCAACCGCAGGTCGTCGCAGGCCTCACTCAGCAATGTGTTGAACTTCTTGGCAGCATTGTTGAACTTTGCGATGCACCCGTGCTCATCGAGGTCGCCGTCGCTGGCCCTCGGCATCGCAAGCTTCGCCGGCAGGCATCCCAGCGCGCCTGTCCCGTGTATCCAGAACTTCCTCGCCCCGTTCTTATGCAGAATCTGCAGTTTCGCAAGGACCGAACACTTAACGGTCGTTTCACGGAGTAGCCACCAGTTTCAGAATTTTACGGAAGTCCTTCTCTGAACCATATGTACCTCGATGGCTTTCCTGATTTCAGCAACAAAGTGGGGAAGCTTTGCGAGCACCTCGTCGTAGGGCAGGTAGAGAATGGAAGTGATGTCGTTCTGCCCAATGTCCATGGTGTACAGAGCTCTTTCGAAATCTAGCATGTTGAGCGGGGCGGGCTCATCTGAATGACATTCACCAGGAAATAACCAACAAGTTTGTCAGATGACATTGTTTCAAAAAACAAAAACGGAAGCCTTGTTCAGATCGAGTCGGAGCAAACCTCTTGTGATGGAGTCGTTGCACCTGTCCCTGTAGAAGATGAACTGATCGATCTGCACGTCCAGTGAGAACGGCGTGTCCCCTGGCGTCGCGGTCGCTCCGGCGATGGCGAAGTTAACGCCGTTGCTGTAGTCGGAACCCAGCGGCTTCATGTAGGGGCTCAGGTGGTGCGTGTTCAAGGTCTCACCTGAAGAAGAGGAAATGGCAGAGCAAACCGTTAAACTGTCAGCCAAGTCAAGCATCGAAAACTGAAAATTTCGGATTTATTTCTGCAAATGTTCCGCATCCCAATGGAAAAAAGTACCAGTAAAAAACACACATATGGGGCAGGACATGTGTTGTTTATCCAAAACTCCCCACTCGTGCTCTATGAAAAAGATTCTTCATCCATATACAACAATGCAGGTGAGCTGTTGAGCTCAAATTCGAGAGCCGTTTGATCGAGTCCACGCGATAGTGTTGGCTTGCATAGTACAGGAGTAGTAAACTGCAAGGCATTTTTGCCGTGAGTGGTACTCTTATGTTTAATCCTTCTTAATTCTGTCGTGTTTTTGGCATTTTACAGGTGCAATGTTTTTTTTAGAGTTTTTTTTGTTTGCTTTATGGCAAGAAGAAGTTGCACTTGAACAGCAGTCGCTGCAGGTAGCAAGTGGAGCAGAAGAATAAACACTAACATGTGCAGAAAAAAGTGTGATGTGGTTCCCGTGGCTAGCTTGTGTTCTTCCCACCGGAGGACATGAAACCGACATAGATAGCCTCACCAGTTGACAGAGAAGCTACTTCTGTCGACATTGAAGCAGATCCCTCGTCTGGATCTTGCTCCCTTCACCACCATCATATGCATAGAACCAACCATTTCACTCCATGAAGCTCAAACCCACCTCTTCCTTGGCTCCCTTCTCCGCCATCATCTGCCGAATGGCTCTTGCATCTTCCCATCGACCATTGACTGCATACAAGTTCAACAGAGCAGCAGAACACCCATCATGTTGTGGCTCTAGCTCAACGAGCCGCTTCCCTGACACGTTCGCCAACAGTACTATCATTATGCATCCGGCGTGACGACATCAGCGCACCATTGGCATATCCAGCAACACAGTCTCAGCCTCTTCAACGCGTCCTGCGCGCCCAAGAAGATCGGCTAGGCACCCATAGTGCTCTCTGTGTGGCTCGAGCTCGACCCCGCGCTGCTGCATCGACTGGAATTTTCTCCTCCCTTGGTCCAGACGACCTTGTGTGGGTGCACGCGCACAAAGCAGCGACGAACGTTGACTGGTTTGGCACAAAACCGTTTTCCAGCATCCTTTGGAACAACTCGAGTGCACGGTCACCATGGTCATTCATCGCAAGCCCTCCGATCATCGAGTTCCGCAGCACAACG
This DNA window, taken from Triticum aestivum cultivar Chinese Spring chromosome 1D, IWGSC CS RefSeq v2.1, whole genome shotgun sequence, encodes the following:
- the LOC123180597 gene encoding GDSL esterase/lipase At1g09390, coding for MASGPNGGGNGGGAGGGLMKNMSLLRLQYYCVLGAVAGAVLFATLRYMPAASSGAALSTTSALATAAAPAGAGSGAGEHRKIKGTAPAPAKAAAKVVTKPKEVVVFNFGDSNSDTGGVAAIMGIRIAAPEGRAFFHHPTGRLSDGRVVLDFICETLNTHHLSPYMKPLGSDYSNGVNFAIAGATATPGDTPFSLDVQIDQFIFYRDRCNDSITRDEPAPLNMLDFERALYTMDIGQNDITSILYLPYDEVLAKLPHFVAEIRKAIEILHKNGARKFWIHGTGALGCLPAKLAMPRASDGDLDEHGCIAKFNNAAKKFNTLLSEACDDLRLLLKKSSIIFVDMFAIKYDLVANHTKHGIEKPLMTCCGHGGPPYNYDPKRSCMGDSKDLCKLGDKFISWDGVHFTDAANSIVASMAISGEYSVPRMKLTSLVKPAKSKAS